The genomic segment GATTGTGGTTGATAGTGAATGTAACTTCAATTGCTTCTTCTGTCACTTCGAGGGTCAAAGTAGGCATGTACCATCACTAACACCTGAGGATATTGGATTCGCCGCTGAGGCGGCTATGAGGATTGGTGTAATGGATTTTAAGTTAACTGGTGGTGAACCATTATTACGTAGGGATATTATTAAGATAATTGAGGAGTTAAGTCTAAGGAAGCCTAAGGACCTATCCTTAACAACTAATGGCTACCTCCTCGGTGAATTGGCTTCAAGGCTTCATGAAGCTGGCTTAATGAGGCTTAACGTATCACTGCATAGTCTTAAGCCTGAGAGGTACGCCTTCATAACTGGAACAAGCCCTAAGGTATTTAATAAGGTTATTGATGGGTTAATGAAGGCTAAGGATGCTGGGTTCACTAATATAAAACTTAACATGGTTGTCACCAGGGTTAACGTTGATGAGGTTGATGATTTAATAAGCTTCGCTGCGAAGCATGGTTTCTCACTACAACTTATAGAATTAATGCCTGTTGGGTATGGGGAGGTGAATTTCGATGAGAATTACGTGGACTTAAACACTGTGGTTAAGCAACTTATGGAGCGTGGAAGATTCCTTGGAAGTAGGGTTGATCTACATAATAGGCCCCTGCTCAGTGTTGATGGGGTTAAGGTTGAGGTTGTTAAGAATTACATGAATCCAAGCTTCTGCGCCGGTTGCACAACAATGAGGTTAACCAGTGATGGATGGCTTAAGACCTGTCTCTATAAGCCCCCGTCAGTTAGAGTTTGGGATTTAATTAAGAGTAGGGATCTTGAGGGGTTGATTAAGGCTTTCCAGAGGGCTAATGAGTTAAGGGAACCTAACTTCAGGAACACTGATAATCAATTAAGGCTAAGTAATATTAAGGTTAGGTTAAGGGTTGGTTAAATGCATTCACCCCTATACTTGTAAACCAGCATGGTTATCTCATTCCTAATCCCCCTTAACTTATCTAAATCATCCTTAAGCGCCGTGAGCTTAACCTTATCCTCATCTTGAAGTTGACTTATTTCACTCTTCAGTTTAAGTTCCCCATACTCAGCCTCCATTTCAGAAATTCTGGCATCTAATTCACCTATTATCCTAGTTAACTTCTCGATTCTCTCATCACACTCCCTAACGTATCTCTCCCTCTCATTCTCAAGCATCTTCCTGAATTTATCCACTAAATCCTGTGGAATCTTCTCATTATTACTAATCATGTTGAGCATTACGTCGCCTAGTTTAAGGAGCATTTCATTAACCTTCCTTAACTTATTAACAGTATCCTCAAGTTTAGCCTTAACATCATTAATGGTAGCCTCTAATTCATTCTTAGGTTTAACAATAATAATCCTCTCCTCATCATTGAACTTAAGCACGTTATTAGCCGTACTGTACTTAGTGACTTGGCCATCCCTACTCACGTTTACCCCAGTTATTATTACCTTCAGGTTATTGCCATCACGATTCACCTTATAATCCACTGAGGCAACTAACCCTAATTCCCTACCATTATCATCAATAACCCTCCACCCTCTATAGGACTCCATCTTCCTCTTAATCTTATCCTCTCTCCTATTGAAGAATGATAAAGGCATTGGTTAATTAACCTCATTAATGTTAAATAACCCTATTGGTTAAAATAAACACGGTGATCAGGCACAGTGCCTAAACATTTTAAATCCTTAATTACAGTACTCTACCATGAGCGTATTCAACGTGAGGCTTAGTAATGGATTAAGAGTTGTTGGTTCACACATACCTAACAGTGAGGTTGAGGCCGTTTACATGTTCTATAATGTTGGAGCTAAGAATGAGAGGGATGGCATATATGGGGGTTCCCACCTTGTTGAACATGTCCTATTCAGGAGCATTAAGGGGCTTGATAAGAGCATTGATGAGTTAGTGGAGGGGGTTGGCGGGTACTTCAATGGCTTCACCTCCTACGATACAACAGCCTATGTTGAAGTTCTACCAGTGGATAAGGCTGAGTTAGGCTTCATGATTGAGGCCAAGAGGATGAGGGATGCGTTATTCCTTGAGAATGAGTTTGAGCTTGAGAGGAATATCGTGCTGAGTGAATTCGACATGAATGAGAATGATGAGGAATCCAGGATGATGCTTGTGGCTGGTAGGAAAATGTGGGATTCACACCCGTATAGGCACATGGTTATCGGTGTTAGGAGGGATCTTGAGACCGTTAAACGGGATGAATTATACAACTACTATAGGCAGTATTATAATCCATCCAACGCAACCCTAGTGGCTGTGGGTGGGTTAAGTAAGAGTAGTGTTGAGAAGCTTGCTGAATCCTACTTCAGTAGTATTGAGCCTGGGGAGATTAGGGGTGATGTGGAGCCTTGGGATGAGCAATTCAATGGCATTATTAAAGTAACCATGAAGGGGTCAACACTGGTTCCTAGGCTTCTCGCATTATTTAAGTCACCTGGTTTACATAATGCTCAAGGCTTCTCAAGACAATTATTCGTCGACTTCATTCTAATTGGTGATAGGAGATTAGCCTATGGTTTAACCGCCGGTGAACCAGTATCAATACCTAGGTTCGCAAGGCTGTATAGGCTTGTTGAGGAGGGTGTAGCCTCAGGTGTCTATGCTAGTTACGAGTTAACATACATGAATGGACCCTACGGCATAGTGTTGAGGGGTGTTAAGGATCCTGATAAGGCCTATAGTAGGTTAATTGAGGTTATTTCAGAGAAACCCAGTGTGGATGAGGTTAATAGTGCCATTGCTAGGATTAAGGCTAGGTTAATCAACACAGTTGACTCACCCAGTAAGCTTGGTCAATTATATGGTGTAGGTGAATTATTCGCCAATGATCCTGAATACCTGGTGAAGTTAATGAATAATACCCAGGGCCTGGGAGCTGAGGATTACGTTAATCATGTGGAGGAACTTATAAAATCAGCAGTGGTGGTTTACTATGGCTAAGGTAATGAAGATAAGTCACTGGAGTGAGTCACTTGTTGTTGACGTTAAGTTGAACCTTGGCCTAGTTAATGAAGATACACCGGGATTATCAAGGGTTCTGGTTAACCTATGGAAGTGGTCTAGGGGGGTCATGGAGTTGGAGAAGAATGGTGTAACAGTATCATTCAATAACTCGTGGGATCAATTAACAGTATCAATAAAGACGCATAGGGGTAATTCAACCCTACTCAAGGGCCTTTGGGATGCATTAACTAAGATTGACTTAAGCCTACTGGGTAGAGCAATCAATGAGGCGTCAACGCAGGTTAACGTAGCCAGGGAGGATACTACGGCGAGAGCAATGGCTGAGGCATTGAGGGGCTTAATGCCTGATTCACCATATGGGAATCACCCTGAGGTTCTCCTTGGGGTTGACTTAAGTAGAATTAAGCCTGAGGATGTGAGGAAGGCACTGGATAACCTAGCCTACTACTCAGTGACCGTAGTGGGTGGTGATGTGGATATTGGCGGCTCTCCAGCTAATCCCAAGTGGCCCAGCGTGAAGGGGTATGGGGATGGGGAGGTTAACGTTAAGTTGAGTGGTAAGGTTCAAAACACCATTGCTGTTGCCTATCCTGCTGACTCAATATATGGCAGGGTCTTCAACTACATGGCCTTCAACACCCTTCTAGGTGGCATGGGTTTAATTAGTAGGCTTTACATGGAGATTAGGGTTAAGAGGGGGTTAGCCTACTACGCCTTCTCAACATACGTACCCCTAGGTGGTGTTGGGTTCCTTGTTGCCTTAGCGGGCACTAGGGAGAAGCATGTTAATGAGGTTAAGGAGCTAATACTTAAGACCACTGAATCAATGAGCACAGTGACTGATCATGATGTTGAAATGATTAAGGGTAATCAGAGGGGTAGATTAACGGTTAGGACGGAGTCACCGGAGGGGTTGGCGCAAATGTACTCGATAATACCTTTATACGGTTTACCTGAGGATTACTATGAAAGATACATTAACTTCCTATCCAACCTTAAGGTCAGTGACATAGTAGGCCTCACGCATGGGTTAGAGCACCATTACATAGCAGTGGCTGGTTCCTGAAAACTAAGCCGGCTCAACGTGAGTGTTCACTGATACGACTGATGGTATACTCTTCATTATATCATCCTCAAGCTTATCCACGATTCTATGAGCATCCTCAACACTATACCAACCTGGAACCTTAACAATAAGGTCTATTGCATACCCATTACCAGTATTCTTAACCTTAACATCAGAGACGGATACATTATGATCCCTAGCTATGCTGTAAACCCTGCTTACTACGCCTGGGTTAATTTGATCAAGCAATACATTTATTGACTCCCTGAAGTAATTAATCCCCAGGTACATTAGGTATGCTGCAATCGCCATGACGGCTACGGGTTGAATAATGGGTATTATCAGTGAGACTACCAGTGTTGCCGCTATTAGTAATGCATCCAGTAAATCAGCAATGGCGTGCCTAAACTCAAGCTTAAGTATTAAGTCACCTGTTTTAATGTAGCCAATCCTTAAGTAAAGTAACCTACTCAGCACTAGGCCAGCAACAGCAATAATAACGTACAATGAATCTAATGGCAACCTCTCGATAACACCCTTAATAATGCTAATAATGGCCTCCGCCACTAACCAAAGTGATGCACCCATTATTATTATTGCTACAGTGTACATTGATAAGTACCTGTACTTAAAATGCCCGTAGGGGTGATCCATGTCAGGTGGTTTTAAGGTTGGTCCAAGTCCAATGTACAGTGAACCCAGTATGACTACATCAAGCATGGTGTGTAAGCCATCAGCAATAAGCACTGGTACATTCATGATTACACCAGTTAGGAGTTCAATAATTGAGGTGGCGCCAACCAGTAGTGTCGCTATCTTTAAGTATAGTCTAGCATTACTTCTCATTGGTATTACCTCATTACCACTAGTCCACCTGCTATTAAATAAATTTTCATTCATACTCGATTCCGATAACGATACTGATTTCGAATTTATAAACCTAACCCCATTAGGTTGCTAAACACCACGCTTTGAGGAATTATTTATTAGCTTAAGGGTGATTAATGATTAAATGGTGATTAGTGAAGAATTCATTAATGAGGCATTAAGCAGGATTAAGCCTGGTGAAGTACTAGTGATATACGTTGATGATCAATCATCATTGGATATTGAAGATGTCGTATCAATTAGGATTAATGTGAATGATGATGAGTACTCAATACTAAGGCTAATAGCAGCGGCTAAGGCTCATAATGACCCAGTGTTAATGTCTAAGTGGATTATAACTGATGAACTGATTAACAGGAAGTATAGTAGGGCTGGTAGCTTAGCACTCCTAAGCAGAATAATTGATTATATTCTAATAGAGTCTGGGTATGATGGGTACGTTGCCAGGTCCTTTAATGAACAAGAATTTAGACGAGTACTCATTAATGGGTCTCAGGACTTGAAGTTAAGGGCCCTTGAGGCACTGGGTTTAGATGTACCGTTTAGCTTTAGGATGGCTAATAGGACTGATGATATTGATAATGTTATTAGGGGGTTAAGTGGGGAATTTGTAAGTAAGTATCTTGACTTGAGAAGTTATTTACTTAACAATACGGCTCTAGAGTACTTGCTTAATTACCTAGACCTATTGTTTAGAAATGCTTAAACTTCGACTATGCCTTAACTTTATATTTAATTAGAAATGCCTTTAATATCATGTGGAAAAATAATCTTAAGTCAAGAATATTCCACGGAAAAACTTATAAAATAATGATGAGTGGAGTAAAACCATGATAACAATAGTAGGATCAGGTAGGGTGGGTGCCACAACGGCTGCGTTCCTAATGTTCTATGAACTGGATAATGAAGTAACGCTGATAGATGTAATAAAGGGTTTACCGCAAGGGGAGGCCCTTGACCTTAATCATGCGGCGGCAATATTAGGGAAGTCAGTTAGGTATAAGGGTAGTAATGATTATAAGGACATGGAGGGCAGCGACATAGTTATAGTTACTGCTGGTCTAGCGAGGAAGCCAGGCATGACTAGAGAGGAGTTAGCAGGTAAGAATGCTGAAATAATTTCATCGATTGCAGATCAGATAAAGAAGTACGCCCCTAATTCAATAGTGATTATTACAACTAATCCACTTGATGCAATGGTTTACGTACTTTATAAGAGACTTGGATTCCCAAGAAATAGGGTTATCGGCTTCAGCGGTGTCCTGGACTCCAATAGAATGGCTTACTACGCATCCCAGATAATTGGAATAGCCCCAGAGTCAATAATTCCAGTTGTACTTGGACAGCATGGTGAAAACATGTACCCTGTCCCTGAGGCATCATTCGTCTACGGTAAACCTTTAACAGAGTTCCTGACCCAGGAGCAGTATAATGACATTGTTAAGAAGACTATTCAAGCCGGCGCCGACATAACTAATTTAAGGGGATTCAGCAGCAACTGGGGTCCAGCAGCTGGCTTAGCCTTAATGGTTGATTCAATAAAGAAGAATAGGAGGAGGGTTTTCGAAGCCTCAGTGTACCTTGATGGTGAATACGGCGTTAAGGACGTCTTCGCCGAGGTCCCTGTTGTATTAGGTAAGAATGGTGTTGAAAAGATAATTGAATTAAACCTAACTCCAGAGCAGAGGCAGAAGTTCATGCAGAGTATTGAAGCTGTTAAGAAGAACCTAACCCAGGTACCGCCGCAATACCTTAAGTGAGGGATTAAGTTAATTAAACCCAATTAACCCCCTTTTTACCAATGGCCTTAAGCAGTGGCGATGTTAAGGAACTGTTAATTAATCTACTGAAGATATATAGTCCAAGCGGTGAAGAGAGGGGGATTGCTGAATTTATTTCAAGCTTCCTTAAACAGCATGGTGCTGAAGCTTGGATTGATGAAGCCGGTAACGTACTTGCAGTGAAGGGGAGCGGTGAGAGAGTTTTATGGCTGCATGCACACATGGATACTGTGCCAGGTTTCATTGAGGTTAGGGGGGAGGGTGACTTAGTTTACGGTAGAGGTGCCGTTGATGATAAAGGGCCACTTACATCAATGATCACCGCCTTCCTCAACTCCAAACCTGAAGTGACACTAGTATTAACCCTAGTGACTAGGGAGGAGAGTGATAGCTTGGGTTCACTAAGCCTAATTAAGAGCAGTCTCCCTAAGCCTGATGGTGTAATTGTCGGTGAACCAACTAATATGCACATAGCCTACTCATACAGGGGGAGCGCTAGGGTTGAGGTTAAGTGCCTTGGCCAAGGAGGCCATACAGCAGGGCCTGGGGTTGAGGATAACCCTATATTGAAGGTTTACTCAGCATTCAACACCGTGGTGGGTAAGCTCGGTAATGGTCAATCAACTGAATCATACACGGTGACACCTACAGTTATTAATTGTGGTGACCACCCAAGTAAGGTACCGACTGAATGCACCATGACCGTTAACGTGAGGATACCGTTGAACTCCTCATGCATGGAATTAAGTAAGGTAATTGAGGGTATTGAGTGCGTTAAGATTATTGACTGCACAGACCCAATAACCGTTAACGTGAATAACCCAGTGGTTAGGTCATTGGTGAGGGCAAGCTTAAGGAATAATGTTAAGCCAATTCTATCAAAGAAATTGGGTACAAGCGATATGGCTATCCTAGCTAAGTTAACGCTAAACTTAGCAGCCTATGGACCTGGAGACCCAACGCTCAGTCATGGTCCAGTGGAGTACATTAATATTAATGATGTTTTACTAGCCAGTAACATCCTCATTAACGTTGTGAATGAATTCGGACGCATAAGTATGCAAAGGTAGAAGCTGAGAGCCAATGCTTAGGTAGTGATTTAACTTGTAATCCACGAGGGGTAATCACAGTCTAATAATGCTATAGTAGGCTTGGTGATGATCATTAAACGTAATTATGGTGATGAAATTGATTTTAGGGTATTATTACCCCCTTTATGTATTCTTTAGGCTTCTTCGATGCATATTCTAGGGCTTCCTGCAATTGATCAAGCCTCCACTCATGGGTTATGAGCTTTTCTTGATTAAATACACCCCTTTCAAGTAGTTTAGCCGCTATTCTCAAGTCAATGGTAGCGTATTCCTCCCCTGACCTAGCTGGTACCGCCATTACCAGGTCTATTCCCTTGGCATCCCATATCCTAAAGTTCACTTGAACAGGCAGTGAATGGTAACTAACTATGCTTAACCTACCCCTCCTACCAATAATTCTAGTCGCTAAATCAACGCCATTTGGATTACCACTAACCTCAAAGACTACGTTAAAGCCATTACCGTTAGTTAACTCCTTAGTAACCTTATCAACATCATCTACAGTTGGGTTCACTGTGGCTGTCGCCCCAAATTCCTTAGCCAATTTGAGTCTATCATCAATAATATCAAACACCGCTAATTCACTGAATCCCATTCCCCTCAATGCCTGGGTGAGTAATAGACCCATGTAGCCTGAACCAACAACCGCAACATAATCCCCAAGCCTTGGTTGAGTCACCCTAATCACATTAACTATTGCAGCCAGTGGTTCACCTATGGCGTATTCATAAGGTATGTTACTGGGTATTTTCGCAACACTACTAGCCTTAGCCACTAGGTAATCCGCATAAGCCGGTGAACCAATAGCAATAACCTTATCCCCAGGCTTAAAACCGGTTACATTAGGCCCGACCTCAACAACATCACCAACTGGCTCATGCCCAAAGGGGGCAGGCAACGTAAACCATACTGGTAAACCCTTGAATGCATAAATGTCACCACTGCATATTCCTGCAGCCTTCACTTTAATTAATACCTCACCTTCACGGGGCTTAGGTGACTCATGCTCCTCAATTCTAACCAAGCCTGCTGAAACAAGTACACCAACCCTATTCTTCATAACTTATTAGCAATTCAGTGGTATTAAAGTATATGTTATTTAAGTGCCTTAAATTCATTATTTATATTCTTGTTTCAGCGGGTTTACATGGTTACTCCAGTAGATGTGGATTAAGTATTAATGCTTACTAGATTTCAATAATCATACCATCCTTGGCAACCACGGTGCGTGGGAAAACATCACTGGCGCATTTCAAGAAGTCCCAGTAGTATTCGTAACCGTATCTAAAACTCATGTGAGTGAGCACAAGTAGTTTAGTGCCAGCCTCCTTGGCGTCTAATGCAGCGTCTAGGCATGTTGAATGGCCTCTGTTCTCAGCCTCATTAGAATCATTAGGTAGGTATGTTGAGTCATGGATTAGTATTGATGAGTCTTTAGCTAACTTAACCACGTTATCACCTGGTGACGTATCGCCAGTGTACACTACTTTTATTGACTTATCACCCACATTACTCATCACCATGGATGGCTCAATAACTCTACCATCAGGTAGCGTAATGGTTTCACCCATTTGAATCCTCCTCCAGTAGGTTACCGGTATGCCTAATTCCCTAGCCTTACCTGGATTAAATGTACCAACTGGTCTCCTTAACGTTATTAAATATGAATTATTCTGAACAGTGTGATAAGTGGTTACGTATCTTAACTCCAGGTTATCCATTGATTCAATTAAAGTAATTTCACTGGTTGGCTTAAGTTCAATAACGTTAATTTTGAAAGATGAGTTAACTGGAGTTGGCGTGAAGTCGCTTATCCCCACTGGGCCTATTACGGTTACTGGGGTAACCCTATTGAGCATTAGCATTGTTGCTAATAGGCCTGGAAGACCATTAACATGATCCGCGTGCAGGTGAGTAACCATTATGTGGGTTAACTTAAGTGGACTAACTCCAATACTCTCAAGTCTCCTAACAGTACCCTCACTGGGGTCGATAAGTATCCTATACCTATATACATCAATCAATACACCTGGTAATTCCCTACAGGGCCTGGGTATAGCTCCGCCGGAACCTAGGAAAATTATCTTAAGCACAGTCTGGTGCATTTCAGCCTAATTTAACTAATTCAGTGTTCAGAATAGAGGAGAGTTAAGAGTAGAATGTTGTTTGGTTAAGGTTTCTGGTTTGTGTCGCATTCGTCATCATAACATATTATAATAGGGTCATTAGCATCATTACTCCTCTTCCTATTGGTAAAGGATTGAGACACCGGCAGCATTGGTATTGCACGTGTAAGTTTACTTAAATTACCCCTACCCTGAATTATCAGCCATGTCATTAACGCCATACCCATGTTATACAGTACTATACCGGAGCCAATGTACTTATCCCCGGTTACACCTTGACCGTAAACCTCAACCATTATTGCTGTGTGACTAGCCATGACTATGTAGGTGTAGTAGGTTAAAACAGCGAAGGCGCCTACAGCATATATTAGAAGTAGCCATGAACTGGTTCTGCTTCTGGCGTTTTTAATGAAGAATATTGTTGAGGCTAATGATAATGCATCGAAGGATAGGAGTGAGGCTAATATGAGTGCGTCTAATACAATATTGAATTCAGCATTACCATACAACCATAGGTGTATTAGCAGGTAATCTATGGTGTATGCAATAGCAAGCACTGTGATTATACCTCCCCAATACAATATGTTGATTATGGCTTCTGGTATTGGACTGTTCTGGCTCTGGCTCACAGTTAATTACCTTACAACCCTTTTTTAAGTATTACGCTAATATTATTTAAATATATCGGTCATACACATATGGTTTATAAACGGTTGAATGTTTAAGCGGGGTAGGCTTATGGAGCGCTGTAAACTTAAACTTTTAATAACTTGATAATTATCAAAATTAATATTTAACTAATCTTATAATCTCGAAGTCATTACCCCTAAGCCTTGATATGAAACCCTCCTTCTCAAGGCTTGCTATAGCCCTACTTAAGTAGGATAATGGTACCTTAAGAATCTCCTCACCATACCATTCACTCAACTTATCTGTTAACTCCATTAGACTCCAATTAACCTTACTATTAGCCTTATACTCATCATTCATAATCCTCCTAATGAAGTTTGATAAATCCTCAACAAGGTTCCACGGATACATGAACCACACCCATTCCTTAACTTCATAGGCGTAGTAATCAGGTTTAAACTTAGCCACAGTGGATATCCACTGTAGGGCACCTGTCCTCACATCAGCCTTAGGCCACCTTGAGAGAACATGATCCTTAGCAATCACTACACTGTCACCGGTGTCTACAATATCATCAACGATTAGAACCCTTTTACCATTTAAGTCTATTTGGGCGACTGGGTACTTAATGTAAGCCTTCTCAGAGACCTGGGCACTACTGGGCCAGTGTACTACCTGTAGGCTAACCAGGTCACTGATACCTAGGTTATCGCAGAGTAACCTAGCTGGGACATAACCTCCCCTAGCTATGGCTACAACCACATCGGGGATCCATTTACTTTCAATTATCTTATTCGCCAGGGTTGAAGCCCACGTTACTATATCATCCCAACTAACCAACTTAACAGGGACCTTAACCACAATTAATTTCAAAGGGATACCCCTGATTTATAAGTATTAAGCTAATGATTTAACCTAGTATTAGGTAGTGTTCTTAATCACCCTTAAGCACTAATTTAAGGAGAGCCATCCTAAGGGGCACACCTAGGGCTGACTGCCTAAAGTACCTAGCGTACCTTGTTGAGTCTAACCTATGATCAACCTCATCAACCCTAGGTAATGGGTGAAGAATTATTAACGTATCCTTAGCGCCAATCAATGACTCTGGGGTAACCTTGAAGCTTCCCTTAACCCTCTCATACTCCACTGGGTCAGGGAACCTCTCCCTCTGTATCCTAACCACGTAGAGTACGTCTAATTCACTTAAAACCTCATTTAGGTTTGAATGCAGGCTATAATTCATCCCCCTCATTCTCATGAAGTCCACAAGCTCCCTCCTCGGCCTCAGTATTTCAGGGGATATGAGGCGTAGCTTAACTTTAAAGTTACTTAGCAGTTGAACCAGTGATGTAACAACCCTAGCGTACCTTAAGTCACCCAGTATGCCTATTGTTAAATCATCTAATCGCCCATACTCCCTCCAAATAGTGTATGCATCAAGCATTGCCTGGGTTGGGTGATTTTGGGTTCCATCACCAGCATTAATCACTGGTACAGTGGCTATATCGGCGGCGTACTTGGCTGCACCCTCAAGGCTATGGCGTATGACTATTATATCTGAGTAGGAGTCAAGCATTCTAATGGTGTCGCCAAGGCTCTCACCCTTAGCCACTGAGGATGCCTCCACTGAACCAAAGCCCAGTACTCGTCCACCAAGCCTTAGCATAGCGGTCTCGAAGCTTAACCTAGTTCTAGTGCTTGGTTCAAAGAATGCCGTGGCCATTATCTTACCATCAAGTATGTTTAACTTGGATTTAGCGTAATTCTCCATTTCCTTAGCCTCATAGAATAATTGCATTAAATCATCCCTAGTGAAATCCAGGGATGAGATGACGTCCCTGTTTAACCAAGTCAAGGGACCCTCGCCTACTACTGGACCGGTGTTTATAAGTTAAGCGGATTTATACTGTTCAAGAACCACGGGTGGTACATCATCATTAACGGGTACTGATAATATACCCTTAGTCCTCTCCGCTAAATGCTCCACAATAGGCATGTCCTCGGGATACACCTCACCTATAACATTGAACCTAGGGTCAGGTGGCGCATCATCCTTAAATATCCAGACCTGTATATAATGTGGATTATCATTCACCACCGTAACCGCACCCTTAAACCTCCTGACAATGTTCCTTGGTTTAATATTATTTTCACCACCCGCCGTTAATCCAATGGTCTTCTCCTTAATCCTAACATCATGAAACTCCCTATTAAATACCTTAGCCTCCTCCTCGGTTAAGCCGTAGTAAGTAATAACCCTTATTCTGGTTCTCCGCTTGGCATTAGCCACTTTCCTTAAGTCTTCATCAGATGGCAGTGGGTCACCTATGAGTACCCTATCTATGTACCTTGAGTTAAGGAGTATTGATGCTGAATTCTCAATATCCATGTGCCTAAGACTCTCCACAGTGGTCCTCTCCCCATCCTTAACTGATACGAATATGCCAACGGGTATACCCCTATTGTGGAATTCCCTGGACTTAGCTAATGCATCCTCTAGACTTAAACCAGTGTACTCCCATGGGTACCAGTCGTGACTAGCCATTAGGTTTTCTGGTTTTCTAACCAGTTTAAGCAACTTATCTAATTCATCAAGTGGAAAAACGCTCGCATTCAACTCAACCTTAATCCCAAGATCATTATTAGCCATTGTTGCTAATTGCTCCAGGTTAAAGCCCCAGTCAGCCCTAACTCCCTTAATACCCATCTTCCTGAAGAAGCTTAAGTCACCTGGGGATGCACCTAGGTCTGAAAGCACCCTAGGATTAATATCCACGAAGTAGTAGTAGCCT from the Caldivirga maquilingensis IC-167 genome contains:
- the moaA gene encoding GTP 3',8-cyclase MoaA, producing MVLIDRYGRPLLKLRIVVDSECNFNCFFCHFEGQSRHVPSLTPEDIGFAAEAAMRIGVMDFKLTGGEPLLRRDIIKIIEELSLRKPKDLSLTTNGYLLGELASRLHEAGLMRLNVSLHSLKPERYAFITGTSPKVFNKVIDGLMKAKDAGFTNIKLNMVVTRVNVDEVDDLISFAAKHGFSLQLIELMPVGYGEVNFDENYVDLNTVVKQLMERGRFLGSRVDLHNRPLLSVDGVKVEVVKNYMNPSFCAGCTTMRLTSDGWLKTCLYKPPSVRVWDLIKSRDLEGLIKAFQRANELREPNFRNTDNQLRLSNIKVRLRVG
- a CDS encoding M16 family metallopeptidase; the protein is MAKVMKISHWSESLVVDVKLNLGLVNEDTPGLSRVLVNLWKWSRGVMELEKNGVTVSFNNSWDQLTVSIKTHRGNSTLLKGLWDALTKIDLSLLGRAINEASTQVNVAREDTTARAMAEALRGLMPDSPYGNHPEVLLGVDLSRIKPEDVRKALDNLAYYSVTVVGGDVDIGGSPANPKWPSVKGYGDGEVNVKLSGKVQNTIAVAYPADSIYGRVFNYMAFNTLLGGMGLISRLYMEIRVKRGLAYYAFSTYVPLGGVGFLVALAGTREKHVNEVKELILKTTESMSTVTDHDVEMIKGNQRGRLTVRTESPEGLAQMYSIIPLYGLPEDYYERYINFLSNLKVSDIVGLTHGLEHHYIAVAGS
- a CDS encoding malate dehydrogenase, which produces MITIVGSGRVGATTAAFLMFYELDNEVTLIDVIKGLPQGEALDLNHAAAILGKSVRYKGSNDYKDMEGSDIVIVTAGLARKPGMTREELAGKNAEIISSIADQIKKYAPNSIVIITTNPLDAMVYVLYKRLGFPRNRVIGFSGVLDSNRMAYYASQIIGIAPESIIPVVLGQHGENMYPVPEASFVYGKPLTEFLTQEQYNDIVKKTIQAGADITNLRGFSSNWGPAAGLALMVDSIKKNRRRVFEASVYLDGEYGVKDVFAEVPVVLGKNGVEKIIELNLTPEQRQKFMQSIEAVKKNLTQVPPQYLK
- a CDS encoding MDR/zinc-dependent alcohol dehydrogenase-like family protein, producing MKNRVGVLVSAGLVRIEEHESPKPREGEVLIKVKAAGICSGDIYAFKGLPVWFTLPAPFGHEPVGDVVEVGPNVTGFKPGDKVIAIGSPAYADYLVAKASSVAKIPSNIPYEYAIGEPLAAIVNVIRVTQPRLGDYVAVVGSGYMGLLLTQALRGMGFSELAVFDIIDDRLKLAKEFGATATVNPTVDDVDKVTKELTNGNGFNVVFEVSGNPNGVDLATRIIGRRGRLSIVSYHSLPVQVNFRIWDAKGIDLVMAVPARSGEEYATIDLRIAAKLLERGVFNQEKLITHEWRLDQLQEALEYASKKPKEYIKGVIIP
- a CDS encoding M20/M25/M40 family metallo-hydrolase: MALSSGDVKELLINLLKIYSPSGEERGIAEFISSFLKQHGAEAWIDEAGNVLAVKGSGERVLWLHAHMDTVPGFIEVRGEGDLVYGRGAVDDKGPLTSMITAFLNSKPEVTLVLTLVTREESDSLGSLSLIKSSLPKPDGVIVGEPTNMHIAYSYRGSARVEVKCLGQGGHTAGPGVEDNPILKVYSAFNTVVGKLGNGQSTESYTVTPTVINCGDHPSKVPTECTMTVNVRIPLNSSCMELSKVIEGIECVKIIDCTDPITVNVNNPVVRSLVRASLRNNVKPILSKKLGTSDMAILAKLTLNLAAYGPGDPTLSHGPVEYININDVLLASNILINVVNEFGRISMQR
- a CDS encoding cation diffusion facilitator family transporter, producing MRSNARLYLKIATLLVGATSIIELLTGVIMNVPVLIADGLHTMLDVVILGSLYIGLGPTLKPPDMDHPYGHFKYRYLSMYTVAIIIMGASLWLVAEAIISIIKGVIERLPLDSLYVIIAVAGLVLSRLLYLRIGYIKTGDLILKLEFRHAIADLLDALLIAATLVVSLIIPIIQPVAVMAIAAYLMYLGINYFRESINVLLDQINPGVVSRVYSIARDHNVSVSDVKVKNTGNGYAIDLIVKVPGWYSVEDAHRIVDKLEDDIMKSIPSVVSVNTHVEPA
- a CDS encoding M16 family metallopeptidase, whose amino-acid sequence is MSVFNVRLSNGLRVVGSHIPNSEVEAVYMFYNVGAKNERDGIYGGSHLVEHVLFRSIKGLDKSIDELVEGVGGYFNGFTSYDTTAYVEVLPVDKAELGFMIEAKRMRDALFLENEFELERNIVLSEFDMNENDEESRMMLVAGRKMWDSHPYRHMVIGVRRDLETVKRDELYNYYRQYYNPSNATLVAVGGLSKSSVEKLAESYFSSIEPGEIRGDVEPWDEQFNGIIKVTMKGSTLVPRLLALFKSPGLHNAQGFSRQLFVDFILIGDRRLAYGLTAGEPVSIPRFARLYRLVEEGVASGVYASYELTYMNGPYGIVLRGVKDPDKAYSRLIEVISEKPSVDEVNSAIARIKARLINTVDSPSKLGQLYGVGELFANDPEYLVKLMNNTQGLGAEDYVNHVEELIKSAVVVYYG